A segment of the Streptomyces sp. NBC_01235 genome:
TACGGACAGGTGAAGCTCGCCCTCCTCAACGAGATCCTCGGCCGCTCCTACTGGGCCCCGACGGCGTTCGGCACCGCCGCCCCGGACACCGGGAACGCCGAGATACTCGCCATGTTCGGCACCGACGAACAGAAGGCCCGCTATCTGCGGCCGCTGCTCGACGGCGAGATCGTGTCCACCTTCTCGATGACGGAACCGCAGGCCGGGGCCGATCCGAAGGAGTTCACCTGCCGCGCCCGGCGCGACGGGGACACGTGGGTGATCGACGGGGAGAAGTGGTTCTCCTCCAACGCCCGGTACGCGGCGTTCCTCATCGTCATGGCCGTCACGGATCCGGACGCGCCGCCGCACGCCCGGATGTCGATGTTCGTCGTGCCGGCCGAGACACCCGGCATCGAGATCAAGCGCAACGTCGGCACGATGGACGAGCGGGACTCCCTCGAGGAGGGCATCCACGCCTACATCCGCTACCACCAGGTCCGGGTCCCGCTCGACGCCATGCTGGGCGGGCCCGGCGAGGGCTTCAAGGTCGCTCAGGCCCGCCTCGGCGGCGGCCGGGTCCACCACGCCATGCGCACGGTGGGCAAGTGCACCCGGGCCTTCGACATGATGTGCGAGCGCGCGCTGTCCCGGCGAACACAGGGCACTCTTCTCGCCGACAAGCAGGCCGTGCAGCAGTTCATCGCGGACTCGTGGGTGGAGCTGCAGCAGTTCCGGCTGCTCGTGCTGCACACCGCCTGGATCATCGACACCCAGCCGCACGGCGCGGCCCGCACGCAGATCGCCATGTGCAAGGTCCAGACGGCGAAGGTGCTGCACGACGTCATCCAGCGCGCCCTGCATCTGCACGGCTCGCTGGGCACCACCAACGAGCTGCCGCTCGCGAAGTGGTGGATGGCCGCGCCGAACCTCGCCCTCGCCGACGGCCCGACCGAGGTGCACCGCACCACGATCGCCAAACAGCTCCTGAAGAACTACCAGTCGGCCGAGGGGCTGTTCCCCAGCGAGCACATCCCGCCGAAGCTGGATGCCGCCCGCAAGCGGTACGCACACATCCTGGGGGACGACAGCCTCACCGGCCGGGTGGACGCATGAACGCCGGGCCTGAGACGCGGGGGCGTGGGACGGGCGGGCGTGACGCCAAGTCCATCGCGCCGGCGGACCTGTTCGACCTGTCCGGCAAGGTCGCGCTGGTCACCGGCGGCAGCCGGGGCCTGGGCCTGGAGATGGTGCGGGCCTTCGCCACGGCGGGCGCGGACGTGGTGATCGCCAGCCGCAAGCTCGACGCCTGTGAGACGGTCGCCGCGGAGGTTCGCGCGCTGGGCCGACGAGCGTTGCCGGTCACCGCCCACGTGGGTCACTGGGACGACCTCGGCCGCCTCGCCGACACCGCGTACGAGGAGTTCGGACAGGTCGATATTTTGGTCAACAACGCGGGTATGTCGCCGCTGGCGCCGTCGTCGGCGGAGACCGGCGAAGAGCTGTTCGACAAGGTGATCGGGGTCAACTTCAAGGGCCCGTTCCGGCTCGCCTCACTGGTCGGGCAGCGGATGGCCGACGGGGGCGGGGGTTCGATCATCAACGTCTCCTCCTCGGGAGCGCTGCTGCCCCAGCCGCGGTTCGGCCCGTACGCCGGGGCCAAGGCCGCGCTCAACACGCTGACGACCGTCTTCGCCCTGGAGTTCGGTCCGACGGTGCGGGTCAACACCATCTCGGCGGGTCCCTTCCTCACCGACATCTCCAAGTCCTGGTCGCCGGAGAAGCGGCAGAACACGCGCAGCGCGATCGGCCGGCCCGGGCGCCCGCAGGAGATCATCAGCACCGCGCTGTACCTGGCCAGTGACGCCTCCAGCTACACCACGGGGTCGCTGATCCGGGTGGACGGCGGGCTGTACTAGACAGCTGTACCGGATCAGGTGAGCAACTCCGTCGCCTCGGCCATCAGCACCGGCAGCGCGGGCAGCATGCGCCGGTGCATGTCGGTCAGCCGCCCCGCCTTGCGGCCTCGTTTGATCAGCAGCGCGGTCGCGGCGGACTCCTTGTACTTGGTCAGCGCCTCGAACCACGGCAGATCGCGCAGCGGTTCGCCCCGCGCCTGCTGGTAGGCGTCGATGAGTTCGGCCTTGCCGGGCATCCCGGTCGGCTCGTCCGACGGGGATGCCGGGTGCCGCGCCTCATCGGTGAAGAAGGTCAGCCAGGTCATGTCGACCCGGGGATCGCCGAGCGACCAGATCTCCCAGTCGATGATCGCCGTGACCGATTCCGCCTCGCACAGCGTGTTCCCGAGCCGGTAGTCGCCGTGTGTGAAGACGGGCGTCAGCGCGGCGGGCATCGTGGCGTGCAGCCGCCGCGCGAGCGCCTCGTGACCGTTGCGCAGGTCCTCGGGGACGGTCGTGAACGCCCGTGTCCAGCGGTCGATCTCGGCGCCGAGCGTGACGACCGGCTCCGCCGCCAGCGGCGTCCGCAGCGGATCCACGCGGTGCAGGTCGGCGAGCATCCGGGCCGCGTCCAGGGCACGGGAGCGCACCTGGCCGGCGGGCAGGGTGCCGCGCGGCACGAGGACCGGTTCCACGCACTGTCCCGGCACCAGTTCCATCGCCACGAACGGCTGGATCGCCACAGGCGCCCCCGCGTCGTGGAAGAGCACCCGCGGCACCCGCACCCCGGGCTGCCCCGCCAAGGCCGCCATGAGCCGGGCCTGACGCAGCACGTCCCGGTTGCGGACCGGTTCGAGGCCGGGCGGGGCGACCTTGAGGACGACGCGCTCGTGGCCGTCCGGGACACCCGACAGTGCGGCGACGTACGTCAGGCTCGACGTGCCGCCGGCGAGCGGCTCGACGCCGTCGACCGTGGCCCCGGGGGTCCACTCCCGCACGGCGCGGGCCGTGCGTTGCGTCAGCTCCCGCACCAGCTCCTGGTCGTTGGCGACGACGCTCATGCCTGTCCTTCCGTGCCGCTCTCGGGTGCGGTGAGCGCCGCCACGATGTCGCGGCGCACCAGTTTGCCGGTCACCGTGCGCGGGAGTTCGGTCCAGTACGTGATGCGGTCCGGGGTCTTCGAGCCGCGCAGGGTGCCGCGCACCGCCGCCCGCAGCGCCCCGGCGTCGACCCGCGCACCGTCGCGGGGCACCACGACGGCCTCGATCCGCTGGCCCCACTCCTCGTCCGGGACGCCGACGACCACGGCGTCCAGTACGTCCGGATGGCGCAGCAGGACGTCCTCGATCTCGGCGGGCGCGATGTTCTCCGCCCCGCGGATGATCG
Coding sequences within it:
- a CDS encoding acyl-CoA dehydrogenase family protein; this encodes MLDFSTEPEFQAKLDWAAAFVRQEVEPLDLLFPHGGDPYDTRNEKARAILRPLQEQVRRQGLWACHLASELGGAGYGQVKLALLNEILGRSYWAPTAFGTAAPDTGNAEILAMFGTDEQKARYLRPLLDGEIVSTFSMTEPQAGADPKEFTCRARRDGDTWVIDGEKWFSSNARYAAFLIVMAVTDPDAPPHARMSMFVVPAETPGIEIKRNVGTMDERDSLEEGIHAYIRYHQVRVPLDAMLGGPGEGFKVAQARLGGGRVHHAMRTVGKCTRAFDMMCERALSRRTQGTLLADKQAVQQFIADSWVELQQFRLLVLHTAWIIDTQPHGAARTQIAMCKVQTAKVLHDVIQRALHLHGSLGTTNELPLAKWWMAAPNLALADGPTEVHRTTIAKQLLKNYQSAEGLFPSEHIPPKLDAARKRYAHILGDDSLTGRVDA
- a CDS encoding SDR family NAD(P)-dependent oxidoreductase; its protein translation is MNAGPETRGRGTGGRDAKSIAPADLFDLSGKVALVTGGSRGLGLEMVRAFATAGADVVIASRKLDACETVAAEVRALGRRALPVTAHVGHWDDLGRLADTAYEEFGQVDILVNNAGMSPLAPSSAETGEELFDKVIGVNFKGPFRLASLVGQRMADGGGGSIINVSSSGALLPQPRFGPYAGAKAALNTLTTVFALEFGPTVRVNTISAGPFLTDISKSWSPEKRQNTRSAIGRPGRPQEIISTALYLASDASSYTTGSLIRVDGGLY
- a CDS encoding phosphotransferase family protein; the protein is MSVVANDQELVRELTQRTARAVREWTPGATVDGVEPLAGGTSSLTYVAALSGVPDGHERVVLKVAPPGLEPVRNRDVLRQARLMAALAGQPGVRVPRVLFHDAGAPVAIQPFVAMELVPGQCVEPVLVPRGTLPAGQVRSRALDAARMLADLHRVDPLRTPLAAEPVVTLGAEIDRWTRAFTTVPEDLRNGHEALARRLHATMPAALTPVFTHGDYRLGNTLCEAESVTAIIDWEIWSLGDPRVDMTWLTFFTDEARHPASPSDEPTGMPGKAELIDAYQQARGEPLRDLPWFEALTKYKESAATALLIKRGRKAGRLTDMHRRMLPALPVLMAEATELLT